The Fusarium keratoplasticum isolate Fu6.1 chromosome 8, whole genome shotgun sequence genome includes a region encoding these proteins:
- a CDS encoding ACT domain-containing protein — protein sequence MANDHILTLSCPDKSGIVHAVTGIFASHKHNILDLQQFSDPVSERFFMRVHFGPTETESTEHLVEPFDKLAAEYKMDYDIRPVARKMRVLIMVSKIGHCLNDLLFRMKTGQLRIEVPVIVSNHPDYAPLAQSYGIEFHHLPVTKDTKAEQESQVLDLVKQHNIELVVLARYMQVLSPTLCEAMSGRIINIHHSFLPSFKGAKPYHQAYDRGVKIIGATAHFVTADLDEGPIIEQRVARVDHSMNPKELSEEGSNVESQVLAAAVRWYAERRLFLNGHKTVVFN from the coding sequence atggccaatGATCACATCCTCACCCTCTCGTGCCCCGACAAGTCGGGCATCGTGCACGCCGTGACGGGCATCTTTGCCTCGCACAAGCACAACATCCTCGACCTCCAGCAGTTCTCGGACCCCGTCTCGGAGCGCTTCTTCATGCGCGTCCACTTCGGCCCTACAGAGACCGAGTCGACCGAGCACCTCGTCGAGCCGTTTGACAAGCTCGCCGCCGAGTACAAGATGGACTACGACATCCGCCCCGTCGCCCGCAAGATGCGCGTCCTCATCATGGTGTCCAAGATTGGTCACTGCCTCAATGACCTGCTCTTCCGCATGAAGACTGGCCAGCTGCGAATTGAGGTCCCCGTCATCGTGTCCAACCACCCCGACTACGCTCCCCTCGCCCAGAGCTACGGCATCGAGTTCCACCACCTGCCTGTTACAAAGGAcaccaaggccgagcagGAGTCTCAGGttctcgatctcgtcaagcaGCACAACATTGAGCTTGTGGTTCTTGCGCGATACATGCAGGTCCTGTCGCCGACTCTCTGCGAAGCCATGTCGGgccgcatcatcaacatccaccacAGCTTCCTGCCATCCTTCAAGGGAGCCAAGCCTTACCACCAGGCCTACGACCGCGGAGTCAAGATTATCGGTGCGACGGCGCACTTTGTCACTGCGGATCTTGACGAGGGTCCCATTATTGAGCAGCGCGTGGCCCGTGTTGACCACAGCATGAACCCCAAGGAGCTGTCTGAGGAGGGATCCAACGTAGAGAGCCAggttcttgctgctgctgtgcgGTGGTATGCCGAGAGGCGACTGTTCCTCAACGGACACAAGACTGTTGTCTTCAACTAG
- a CDS encoding Zn(2)-C6 fungal-type domain-containing protein yields the protein MPGNGSRSRDGCFNCRRRKRRCDEEKPVCRRCRKMGDNCVFPEPASASNPLKFVVAASPDHYIVPVGGSDKGASFLNLSPRELATIWNKIQGDQEQESQEVLDTRDIQSLVPFPRVISPYTVGRQYDGQSIESALVQYYVEVISSSRVYVQTGRNGFRTSVIPRVLYNQGPLLSAVLAMSAAEWAHDIVVDGRDYRALSTQYKVRALQELQHTLPDPQSCEGNLLTCVLLASLEIAQGSRPAWLRHLQGALALIDSFGTTIDPSVAQFALQYFRFRYVLMETTKPTGRPQEATDSVDLAMAGLARAEVTLPKLQETRGIIDEQIGCSMDLVDIINEISALSLASGGHDDTVSKDHLYTKGQELEHRINQLSNQDIGTDEYLLKSAESFRIAAQIYLRLVCYNTPITHPSILEPHEALLSCLSDIISERQARRSFPMWPLFLAGCACSSDEQRKPVLDYFTLLDSKWPISNISAVFQAVRTVWHTRDLISSSNSCTNQDWRDVIHKFGWKLSLS from the exons ATGCCGGGGAACGGCTCTCGCAGCCGGGACGGCTGTTTCAACTGTCGCAGGCGCAAGCGACGATgcgatgaggagaagccagtCTGTCGCCGCTGTCGCAAGATGGGTGACAACTGCGTGTTCCCGGAGCCTGCTTCTGCGTCGAATCCTCTCAAGTTCGTTGTTGCGGCTTCGCCGGATCACTACATTGTGCCTGTTGGAGGCTCAGACAAGGGCGCCAGCTTCTTGAATCTGTCTCCCAGGGAGCTTGCCACCATTTGGAACAAGATCCAGGGGGATCAAGAGCAGGAATCTCAGGAGGTCTTGGACACTCGAGACATTCAGTCTCTGGTTCCATTTCCCCGAGTCATCTCACCATATACCGTTGGTCGACAGTATGATGGCCAGTCCATCGAGTCGGCTCTTGTGCAGTATT ATGTCGAAGTCATTAGCAGTAGCAGAGTCTATGTGCAGACAGGACGCAATGGCTTCCGCACTTCTGTCATCCCTCGAGTTTTGTACAACCAGGGACCTCTCCTCTCAGCTGTCCTAGCTATGAGCGCTGCAGAGTGGGCTCACGATattgttgtcgatggcagAGACTACCGTGCGCTGTCGACGCAGTACAAGGTTCGCGCCCTTCAAGAGCTGCAGCATACTCTACCAGATCCTCAAAGCTGCGAGGGCAATCTCTTGACTTGCGTCCTCCTAGCTTCTCTAGAGATTGCACAAGGATCCCGCCCAGCTTGGCTGCGTCATCTCCAAGGCGCACTGGCTCTCATCGACAGCTTTGGAACAACCATTGACCCCAGCGTGGCACAGTTTGCGCTACAGTATTTCCGCTTCCGCTACGTCCTGATGGAAACGACAAAACCTACCGGACGGCCACAGGAAGCCACTGACTCAGTTgacttggcgatggctggTCTAGCTAGAGCCGAGGTTACCCTTCCCAAACTCCAGGAGACGCGGGGTATTATCGATGAGCAGATTGGCTGTTCCATGGACCTCGTCGACATTATCAATGAAATCTCTGCTCTGTCACTCGCCTCGGGTGGCCACGACGACACCGTGTCCAAGGATCATCTATATACGAAGGGCCAAGAGCTGGAACACCGTATCAACCAGCTCTCGAACCAGGACATCGGCACGGACGAATATCTGCTCAAGAGTGCAGAGTCTTTCAGGATTGCAGCACAGATCTACCTCAGGCTGGTCTGCTACAACACCCCAATCACCCACCCATCGATTCTGGAGCCTCACGAGGCGCTCCTCTCGTGTCTGTCAGATATCATCTCCGAGAGACAAGCGAGGCGGTCATTTCCCATGTGGCCCCTCTTCCTGGCCGGCTGTGCATGCTCATCAGATGAGCAGCGCAAGCCGGTTCTGGACTACTTTACGTTGCTGGACAGCAAGTGGCCAATCAGCAACATCTCGGCAGTCTTTCAAGCTGTCCGAACTGTATGGCATACGAGGGATTTGATTTCGTCTTCGAATTCATGTACAAACCAGGACTGGAGGGATGTTATTCACAAGTTTGGCTGGAAACTGTCTCTATCGTAA
- a CDS encoding DAO domain-containing protein yields MSLPNMDKTSPIAIVGGGAWGLSTALHLVESGYTNITVFERDERIPSQYSAAYDLNKIIRAEYEDPFYTELTFDAIKGWKTPLFGPYYHETGYINCVSGKAPEKAIATLNKNRSSVEAHPGLRDGVKSLGSPDEFRKYAWQLTGPLEGFKGYFNKTAGYGHSGNALKAVYNHCATKGVRFILGEQAGKVTSLCYDGSGSCTGLETADGRKHSAALTICALGANGASLVPSLGKFTVARSWSVAHVQLTQEECDLLRGIPVTNVRDLGFFFEPDPATKLFKLCPLGAGFTNTKNGISLPPANPSSGPLQDFIPYEDEQKLRQLLRETIPWMADRPFVDRKLCWFNDSKDSEYLVDFVPGTNKSVVVLSGDSGHGFKMMPIFGKWVLDLVNNGKQTLQRWQWKNSDQAGWGNEVSWRVGTAKELHELEEESKRILKARL; encoded by the exons ATGTCTCTCCCCAACATGGACAAGACCTctcccatcgccatcgttgGTGGCGGTGCCTGGGGCCTCTCGACGGCCCTACACCTCGTTGAATCCGGCTACACCAATATCACAGTCTTTGAGCGAGATGAGAGGATACCTTCACAGTACTCTGCTGCGTATGACCTGAACAAGATCATCCGCGCAGAGTACGAAGACCCCTTCTACACCGAGCTCACCTTT GACGCCATTAAAGGCTGGAAGACCCCCCTCTTCGGCCCCTACTACCACGAGACGGGCTACATCAACTGCGTATCCGGAAAAGCCcccgagaaggccatcgCAACCCTCAACAAGAACCGATCCTCAGTCGAAGCCCATCCCGGCCTCAGAGACGGCGTCAAGTCCCTGGGCTCCCCCGACGAGTTCCGAAAGTATGCCTGGCAGCTCACTGGTCCCCTCGAGGGCTTCAAGGGCTACTTCAACAAGACGGCTGGGTACGGACACTCGGGAAATGCTCTAAAGGCCGTGTATAACCACTGCGCCACTAAGGGTGTCAGATTCATCCTGGGTGAGCAAGCCGGCAAGGTCACCTCGTTGTGCTATGACGGCTCTGGCAGCTGTACCGGTCTTGAGACTGCCGATGGCCGTAAGCACTCGGCCGCTCTGACCATCTGCGCTCTCGGGGCCAACGGGGCATCTCTCGTCCCCTCGCTGGGCAAGTTCACTGTCGCCAGGTCCTGGTCTGTCGCCCACGTCCAACTCACTCAGGAGGAATGCGACCTTCTCCGAGGCATCCCCGTCACCAACGTAAGAGatctcggcttcttcttcgagcCTGACCCAGCCACAAAACTCTTCAAGCTATGCCCCCTCGGCGCTggcttcaccaacaccaagaacggaatctctctccctcctgCAAACCCCTCATCTGGCCCTCTGCAAGATTTCATCCCCTACGAGGATGAGCAGAAACTGCGCCAGCTCTTGCGGGAAACGATCCCCTGGATGGCTGATCGCCCCTTTGTCGACCGCAAGTTGTGCTGGTTCAACGACAGCAAGGATAGCGAGTACCTCGTCGACTTTGTGCCTGGCACCAACAAGAGTGTCGTGGTTCTCTCCGGCGACAGCGGTCACGGCTTCAAGATGATGCCCATCTTTGGAAAGTGGGTACTGGATCTTGTCAACAACGGCAAGCAGACGCTTCAGCGCTGGCAGTGGAAGAACAGCGACCAAGCCGGCTGGGGTAATGAGGTGAGCTGGAGAGTGGGCACTGCCAAGGAGCTGCACgaactcgaggaggagagcaagaggaTACTAAAAGCCCGTCTGTAA
- a CDS encoding DTMP kinase: MASINDLATAAIASSSGPEPATGTSPAPASSVARGAFIVLEGLDRSGKTTQVKLLEQRFVEEGSKVKVMRFPDRSTPIGQMIDSYLKSDVEMDDHVIHLLFSANRWEAVKQIQSLLAAGTTIVCDRYYHSGIVYSAAKQNPSLTLPWARAPERGLPRPDLVLFLDLTEEQARSRGGWGGEVYERSEMQRRVRELFWGLSMGGRDVTAQGLGLDEGEGWKQEEEDLVVVDAGGSVEEVAEEVWRKVKGRVEQVERGEVGRTVRVVR; the protein is encoded by the exons ATGGCTTCCATCAACGACCTCGCGACAGCCGCCATCGCGAGCTCCTCGGGACCCGAGCCCGCAACCGGGACATCCCCCGCCCCCGCCTCCTCGGTAGCGAGGGGCGCAttcatcgtcctcgaggGGCTGGATCGGAGCGGCAAGACCACGCAGGTCAAGCTTCTGGAGCAGAGATTCGTCGAGGAAGGgagcaaggtcaaggtcatgagGTTCCCGG ACAGGTCCACGCCCATTGGGCAGATGATTGATAGCTATCTCAAGAGtgatgtcgagatggacgacCATGTCATCCACCTCCTCTTCAGCGCAAACCGCTGGGAAGCAGT TAAACAAATCCAATCCCTCCTCGCAGCTGGAACAACCATAGTCTGCGATCGCTACTACCATTCGGGCATCGTCTACTCGGCAGCAAAGCAGAACCCCTCCCTGACCCTCCCCTGGGCGCGCGCCCCAGAGCGCGGCCTCCCGCGGCCCGACCtggtcctcttcctcgacctGACCGAGGAGCAGGCCCGGTCGCGCGGCGGCTGGGGCGGCGAGGTGTACGAGCGGTCTGAGATGCAGCGGCGAGTACGTGAACTCTTCTGGGGTCTGAGTATGGGCGGAAGGGATGTCACGGCACaggggctggggctggatgagggggaggggtggaagcaggaggaggaggatctcgTGGTTGTGGACGCTGGAGGAAGCGTTGAGGAGGTGGCGGAGGAGGTATGGAGAAAGGTCAAGGGGAGGGTTGAGCAGGTTGAGAGGGGAGAGGTTGGAAGGACAGTGAGAGTTGTGAGATGA